In Thermocladium sp. ECH_B, the genomic stretch CCACATGATTCTAGACATATTCACGGAGAGGGGAGAATTCGTGAAGAGAAGGGGGCGATGGGTGAGGCTGGCCTTGGCTCACTTTTCATATAACGACGTTCTAATCAATGGCGTGGCCATGATAATGGGCCTCCTCATGATATTCACAGCATACACGATATGATAAAACGAACGGCAAACCTCGCCCTTCAGGGCGGGGGGTAAAGCTTAGAAATCTCTGGGGATGGGGCTCTCGGCCGGTCAATTCTTTGGGAATGGGGAGTGAGGGGCCGACCCCACAATACCGGCTCGGGAGGGAAACGAGTAGCGACCATAGGGCGTAACCCCCAAGACCTTGGGGAACCCTTTAGGGCGGGGAGGAGGTCAGTGTGGGATTCAGAGAACCGTTGGCACCCTCTCCTTTTCCGGCTGCTTGAAGTACTCCTCTAGATTCTTCTCTATGAGGAAGGCATACTTCTTCGCGTGGTCCTCCAAATTATCTATTGGTATATTTATCCCAGTTAGCAGCGATATGCCCTTGATTAACTTTATTGCGGCCGACACGTCTGGGCCGAATCTGCCGACGGTCTGATTAAGTATGTAGAGGACGTCTTGTGACGACGCTATCCTACCCGTCTTAATTAGGTTATTTATGGATGTGAGGAGCTTGGNCTCCGCCAATAATAATGCGCCTGTCAAGGTTCCCCTGGATAAAACCGCATCCAGGAACTCCGCCTCTAGGCCCGTTAACGTGGCTTCACTTAATGGCACTAATCCAAGGGACTTGAATTCCTGCACATGGCTCTCCTCGGTTACGAAGTATATATTATCCGTTTCATTATCGCCGAGGGCTGGGATCGAGGTTAAGCAAACCACCTTGGTTATGCCGTTCTCATCCGCCCAGTCCAGTATCTTCTCAATGAATAATTTATACGCGTTGGGAGGTATTGGAACGTGCTGCCTAATCGTGACTAGATTATTATCCTTTTTATAGAATAACCTATAGGGCAACTTAGCGACTCCCTCTATAACCGTTATCACCGGCGATATGCTGCCTATCTTAATGGCCCCTATCTCCTCCATCTTCAACGCATCTATGACGTACTCTATGGAGACCACAGAGGCCAGGCTCGGCTCTGGACACGACAGTATCAACATGTTCCTTGAGTCCCGCGGAATAGACTTCAACTTAACCTCTAGGAGAGATGTCGACTGCTCCATGAATAAACAGCTATCAATTACCTTAAAAAACTTTACTCATAAACTAAATACGCAACAAAACAATTATCCTTCATACATTTCCAAGTGAAAAACGCGAAGCACATGTGATTGATGAATAATTATCAGGAGGCGGCAAGCCTGGCTATTATGGCGCCAAGTGCACCGCCTATGCCTGAGNTCAGGAGGGCTAGGAGCAGCGTAATTAGGAGGGGGGCCGCGGCGCCGCCCGGTAGCCCCATTATTAGCGCGGTTATTTCGCCGTTCTGAAGAGCATATGGCAATGCCAAGATTGAGATTAGGACGCCTAGGGCGCCCGAGGAGCCCGTGACCCATAGGGATGTCCTTGGCCTTAAATGCAGCAAAAACCCTAATATTGCCGCTGGAGCAAACAATAATTCCCAGTAGCCAAGCAGGGATAACGCGAGCGACAGGATGGCGTTAATTATAAAGGCAAGCAATGTGTTCCTCATGGCTTGACACCTGGTATATATAGATAGTAAAATGCCTCGGGTAAACCCGTGGGAATTAATGTGTAGTACTTGCCCAGTAACCAGTAAGCCGTGGTATCGTTATAGAGAGGCATTAATGGGTGCTCGGAAATGCCGCCGGGGTAGACGCCGACAGCGTTAAGTGGATTAGCCATATCCACAACCAGCCGCCAACTGGGTCCCAGCGTAGCGGTTAATCCATATGCTGCATTAATCGTATTGCTGTCGCCGGGGGATGGGAATGGACCAATCGAGAGCCCGGATAATCCGAAGAAGCTGGCGAGCAGCCTCTTATGTAGCCTGCCCCACATCCATGTGCTGGGGTTTGGTCCCAGNAGCTTGCTTAGGTAATTCATTGTTTGGTTAAAGGCGAGCAACATGACGTAATCGGCATTCCTGGCTTCGCCGGTTAATGGATCGTTAAACCATGGGGAGTCAGGATAATTAACTGTCCAATTGGCTAGGTCAAGGATGAGTTGGCCATGGTAATCGGAGTCTGGACCCAGGAAGAAGGAGAATTGGCCAAGGCCCTCGGCCGGCGTTATGTTATAGTAAGTCAGCCATGGGAGGAAAGTATCGTTCAAGTAATAATTCAACCAGTAATAATAGATTGTAGCCGCCGATGAATTGATCGAGAAGTTGCCATTCCACTCGCTCAATAACTTAATCGCTTCACGACCAACTGGACTCGTATTGCCATGAATCAATGCAGAGAGAAGCGGGGGCAGGAATATATTGGTGGAGTAATCATGAATATCCAGCTGCATGGCTTCCATGGATGACATGGAGAGGTTGCCCTCCTCCCTGAACCTGGATAGATCCGTATTTATCTCATCCGCTCTGAAACCACTCTCATAACTCCAACCAACATAGTATGGATAACCCGGCGACACTGGGACCTGATTCGCGCTTGCGGCGAAGCCCGTGTATGGGTTAAGCACGAATGGTTGCTTGCTTCTAGGTATGAAGCCTATCCAATCATAATTGCCATAACCGGGAAGCACAGCCCTTGGGTTACCCATCGCTATTACTGGATAGAGACCATACGCGAATATTCCGAAGTTGCCCTTATCATCGGCATAGGCAAAGTTCTGGATCCCCACCGCAAAGTTACTTAGGGAGGAGAGGAATTCCGTGAGGTTCTTGGCTGTATCGAAGCCGAGGAATGCTGCCACCTCGTCATTGGGGTAAAGACCGGTCCAATCCATCACTATAACTACATTGCTGTAATTGCTCACGACAACGCCATTGGCGGCCCTCTCCACTGTATACCTTATTTCTCCGCTTCCCTTAACATTGATCACTTCATGAATTACCGTGAAGGGTATCCAGGAACCATTATGGAAATACTCACCTGGATGCCGGGGGCTGGTTTCCTCCACGTAGAAGTAACATACCTGGGGCTCCGCGTCCGTGGCTCCCCAAGCTATGTATGGATTATGGCCGAGAATAACGCCGGGGGNGCCGGGGAAATCGACTCCAACCACATTAATGCCGGGCGCCACCAATTGAAAGCCAAGCCATATTGAGGGGACTGTTGTTGTTAGATGTGGATCATTGGCCAGCAACGCGCCTCCCTGGGTTGAATTAGCCACCCAATTATTGCTGCCCGCATCAGTTAAACCAATCACTACGTGACTGAATGGGTTGAAGCCCTGAAGCACTTTACTAACTATTGAGTCTGAGTAGGCTGGGTCGCTTCCCTGGAAGAACGCTATGGCCTCCTCAATAGCCTTATTCAGTAGGGGAAGAGAGATCCCTGGAGGCAATGGATTCATGGAGTAAAGACTCAGGTTAACCAAGTTGCCGGGACCAATGTATATGCTTGGATTAAGGGTTCTTGGATATATTGGGAACTGAATAGAGGGCGGGTAAGCCGGGTACAGCGACTCAATGGCTTGCCTCGGCATGTTCTCCAAGGCGAACGTGAACGCCAAGGGGTCATCAGTGCCGCTGAGGCTCCAGGTGAGCAATTGTTGAACGGCGAACGTGTCCCTAATGGACCATGGAGTGGGGGCGTACCCAAGCACCTTAAAGACTATGGGAACCCTGGAGGCCGGCATCGACTTAATATATGAATTAACGCCGAGAGTATAATAGTAGAGATCCCTATACACTGCGCTGGACTTATTTAATTGATTAAGGGTTTCCTGGGCCGTAATAGTTGTTTCAAGGGTTCTATAGAATTCATCGCTTTGAATCATTGAGGGGCCAACTATGGATGATAGATTGCCCTCAGCCATTGCCCGCATGAACATTAATTGCGCCAATCTATACTCAGCGGTTAGATATCCCTGCTCATAGAATAGGGCCCAATCCTCGTTTGAGGCTATCCTGATGAAGCCATCCGACGTAATGCAGACAATTACTTGGGCCTTCGATGAGTTGAGGATTACCGTGGAATTACTGCAACCTATGCCGGGGGGCGGCGCTGAGCCCCATACCCCAANGCCCATGCCTGGATTAAGCATGTTGCCAAGGGGAGCCAAGATGCTTATTGGGGTATACATAACTAATAAAACTATAACTAGTCCTATTATTGAGACCATTAACTCGATAATTAATGATTTACGTGATTTACCCATAAATATGATAAATTATTTAAGTAAATAAATTTTCTGACTTAATTCCAAACCCTAGAGACCAGGCTCCTCATTTGCAACCATTGAGGACAGAATTAGTCTAGCGCTCTTCCCTTGGCGGCTAGGTTCTTCACCTCCTTGAGCCCTCATAAAAAGAACGAGAAACCTCGCCTTTTAGTCTGCTAGAGCAGTGGGATGCTCTTGATTAGTAGGGGTAATTAGCTTCCCCTCAATCTTTGGGGAACGAGGGCCGACCACCAATGCCAGAGGAAGGAGTAGCGCCCAGTAAGGAGGCGCAGCCCCCTCTAGACCTCGGGGAACCCTTGTCCTTCAGAATGGGAGGAGGACAGATCACAAATCCTTTAAGTCATATACCTTCACTGCCTCGCTCCCATCCCTTGAGTAGATGCCTAGAAGCACTTTACGCCCATAACAATTACTGGATTTAAGGAGGAGCGGGAGAAGAACAACCACGTGAGGCGCCTCGTCCCTGAGGGATTTTGATATTAGTGGCTCCATGCTTGTCAACCAGGTCCGCATGCTAGGTATGAAGCTCATTGAGTTAAAGACCTTGAAGTCCCCCAACACCCTCATGAGGGGAACATCGCTGTCCCTCCTCGCCACGTAGACGGCGCCATCCCTCGTGGAGACCGAGTAGAGCTCTGGAGGATTAATTATCTCCCGCAGCTCCGGCGGCTTGCCTATGGAGATCAGGTACTGCATTAGCCGGAGGAGGAGGCTTGGCACGCAGTTAAGGGAGATATCGAAGCCCTCGCAGGACTCCGAGAAGAATTGATCGACGAATCTACCGCATGCCGTTAATCCATTTGATTGAATGAACTCCACTAATTGCCTCGTGTACTCCACCTCATCGCGCCTCGTTAATCCAAACTTTAGGGCTAATCCCTCTATTGGTCCCCCCATTAATTCCCTCAATACGCAGTTCCTGGATGCCGCCTTCCCAAGCAGCGCCGCCGCCTCGGTTAAGTACCCCCTTGATATTAATGAGCCTAATTCAATTAATTCTTCATTGATCTCGCCGTTCCTAATCATGCCGAGGCCAGTTAATGTTGGCATGAGGGCCCTGACATTGGACTTACTTAGCCCCCTCTCCCTGAAGTAATTGGATGCAATTGCATTATAGGGATGCCCAGGGGAGGCGCCGCTCTCGTAGGCGTACTTGGCGAAATCAAGGAGTCTGCTGAGGGGGAACCTTATGTACCAATTCCTGAATTCGCATTGCTCCTCCGCTAGTCTGCTTCTTATGAAGGCGAGGGCATCCTCCATTGCCTTAAACTCCTTGCTGATCAATCCATCCTCCACAAGTATTAGATCGCCCTTGCGCTCTATGATTAGCCGCACGATGGTTAATTAAGGCATCCAGTTAAAAACAATACATACAAAATAGTTTAGTAATACTAGTCCCTTACCTGCTCAAGCACTGCAATTATTTGGAGAATCATTACCCTACTGAATAGGGGCATATTGGGGTCGGATAATACATCATCCAGTATGCCGATCACCGTGGCTGCGCGGAGGCTGGGACTCATTTGGGCATTCTTAAGGATCTTGGCTGACTCGCTGGCCGCCCTCCTGATATTCCTGGGTATACCCATGTCCTGCACTATGCGCTCCAGGTAATAAAGCGCCTGAGTTATCTTTTCCTGTACCTCTGAGTTAACGTTTTGATTACTCATCTAATCACCTCTATTAATATCGCCTCGACACCTATCGCGCCTTTTAAAAAGTTTTTTACCCAGTCAATCACTATATAATCCAGTGAATAATTTGAGGATCAGGATATTTCCGGTCGATATCACTTACGGCATAGTGAATAACGAGCCTGAAATAAGGGTATTCGGCGTGAGCGAGGATGGGAAGCACGTGGCTGTGGCTCATAGGGGATTCAGGCCATACTTCTACGCCATCCTAAGCAATGAGGAGGCCGTAAGCGAGTTAAGGAGGATGCGGAACGTGATCAGCATCGAGATCGAGGAGCGGAAGCTATTTGGGAAGCCGGTGAAGGTGGCCAAGATAATTGTGACGACTCCGGATAAGGTGAGGGATGCACGGGAGCGAGCGGCAACCATAAAGGGCGTTCAGGATGTGCTTGAGGCCGATATAAGGTTCACGCTTAGGTACATGATTGATAAAGGCATTAAGCCTGGGTGGATGGAGTTTGAGGCGGAGCCAAGCGATGGATTCGGGACTGGGATAGATGCATTCTATAGGGCAACCAGTGATCCAGTCCAAGTGGAGTCCACGTTAGTTCCGCCACTTAGATACGTCGCGTTCGATATTGAGGTCTATAACCCATTTGGGTCGCCTAGCCCGGAGCGGGATCCAATAATAATAATCTCCATGATGGATTGGTCGGGTAACATTAAGCTGCTCGTTAATGATGGCGATGAAGAGAAATTGATTCGGGACTTCGTTCGTGAACTCAACGAGTTGAATCCGGACATATTATTCGGCTATAACTCCAGTAGATTCGACCTGCCTTACCTGGTTAGGAGGGCATCTGTGCTCGGCGTTAAGTTACCCATCACTAAGTACGGCACTGCGCCTGAGCAAAGCACGTATGGCCACTGGTCCATAATAGGAAGAGCCCATATTGACTTGTATGGAGTTATACAGGAAATGAGCGATATAAAGAGGAAGAGCCTTGACTATGCCGCTGAGTACTTTGGAGTAATGAAGAGAAGCGAGCGAGTCCTGATTCCGGGCCATGATATACATAGGTACTGGGATGATGCGAGCAAGCGAGATGAGCTGCTTAAGTATGCTAGGGATGATGCGGTGAGCACGCTTAGGCTGGGCGAGAAGCTTTTGCCCCACATAATTCAACTCGCCAATATATCGGGGCTCCCCCTGGATCAAGTTGTTGAGGCAAGCGTGGGGGCCAGGGTGGAGTGGATGATAATGCATGAGGCATATAGGGCTGGGGAACTCGCTCCAAATAGGGTGGAGCGGGAGTACGAGCCGTATAGGGGCGCGATAGTGCTGGAGCCGCGTCCCGGCCTCCATAATAACGTGGCGGTGCTGGACTTCTCCAGCATGTATCCCAGCATAATGATGAGGTTCAATGTGTCGCCGGACACATTAATGGAGGGCGAGTGCGATTGCTATGTTGCGCCGGAGGTTGGGTATAGATTCCTTAAATCGCCGCGGGGACTGTATCCCAGAATGCTGGAGAAGCTGGTGAGTGCTCGGAGAAGCATTCGAGAACAAATGAGGCTAATCGAGGCTAAGTCGCCGGAATTCATTTACCTGGATGCGCGTCAACGTGCACTAAAGATAATGGCTAATGCAATGTATGGCTACTGCGGCTGGACTGGGGCTCGGTGGTATAGGAGGGAGGTGGCTGAGGCCGTTACTGCCTGGGGTAGATCCCTCTTAACCAGCGCCATAAAGTTCGCTGAATCCATTGGGGGGAGAGTGATTTATGGAGACACCGATAGCTTATTCCTATTGAATGATGAGGGCGTGATAAGTAAATTGATTGAGAAGGAGGAGAAGGATGGATTCGAGGTTAAGATAGATAAGGTGTATGATAAATTATTATTGACTGAGTCAAAGAAGAGGTACATTGGGTTGCTTCCAAATGGTGATATAGATATAGTTGGTTTCGAGGCGGCGAGGGGTGATTGGTGCGACTTGGCTAAGGATGTCCAGGAGGAGGTTGCTGAACTAGTTTTGAAGCGGGGAACCAACGCAGCGATAGAGTACGTGAGGGGAATCATCAAGAAGCTGCGGGAACACTCCATTGACTTGAATTCATTGATAATATGGAAGACCCTGGACAAATCCATTGATGAGTATAAGGTAATTGCGCCTCACGTGGCGGCGGCCCGTAAATTAATCGAGCGCGGATTCAGGGTGGGCAAGGGGGATCAAATAGGCTTCGTCGTTGTTAAGGGGGAGGGCAGGTTAGCGGATCGCGTCGTGCCCATAGCGCTCATTAAGGGCAATGAGGATATAGATATTGATTATTACGTGGAGAAGCAAGTGATTCCGGCAGCCATGCGCATACTGGAGCCTTTGGGGGTCAATGAATCCGCTTTAAGGGAAAAAAGAGGAGGAGGCAGTATCCTTGACTTCCTCGGCTAGGCCGGGGACTTAGGTGCCTCCTCAATTGTTTTTATCATGTCGCTTATCGAGGCCAATTGAAGGTTGGCCGGCACCTTAGCTATATTGCCTAGGCGGGACATAACCATTAACTTAACGCCCTTGGCGGCAACGGCATCAACTAGGCGCTGCGTGCAGACCCCATCGAATACGACGGCGTATGCATTGCTTACCTGTTGAATTGAATCAACTAGGTCACGCACTGGGACGCGCTTAATCACGTTCCAATTCTCATCATAGATAATCGCCTCAAGAGTGCCCTCTAGCTTCTTCATGTCCTCAATTACTTGGGGCGGCACCTTAACCTCCAGCTGCATTGGTGGAGTTAAGTGCGGCTTCTCTATTTTAATCTCTTCCGGAGTTGGTTCACGCTTCTCGACGGGCACCTCAACGGCGCCGGCTAATGTGACTTCCTGCGGGGCCTCCTTCTGTTCTGCCTTATGCTCCTTAGCCTCCTGCTTGGCCTCCTCTATTACTTGTCTTTCCTTCTTCTCAATGGTTAGCAAGTACTCCTCTATTGGTAACTTATTGCGGAGGGCCTTGGATATCTCTTTACCCGTTAATTGCTCAACCTCCTTACCGCTTGGGGCTCTCGCAACGTAATCCACATCAACTGACTTAAGTAACTCCCTTAAAACCAGGTCCCCGCCTCTATCCCCATCCACGAACGCTATTATTGTCTTTTTCTTGCTTAAATCCACTATTGATTTGGGTATACCGCCGGAGGCGCCCTCTATGGCCACTACATTGCGGTAGCCATGCTTCAATAAATTAATCACGTCTGCCCTGCCCTCCACTATTATAACGGTGTCCGACTTCTCCACGTCTGGACCAGCGGGGAGGCCCTCGGGGCCATACTTCACCAGCTCGGCCTCCTTCATCTCATCCACGAAGCGCTCGATTATTTCCTTGGTGTCGGGCAGAGTCTCGGCCTCTATCTTGGAGAGAAGCTCGCGGGCGCGATCCATTATCTTCTTGCGCTTCTCCTCCCTTAGGTCGCTTATCTTGAGTACCTGAACCTTGGCATTATATGGACCCACCTTATCGACGGATTCAAGCATGGCGGCCAGAAGCGATGTCTCGTAGCGATCCAGGTTGGAGGGGATGTATATCTTGCCTACGGTTCTATCCCCCTTATGCTCAACCTCGACCTCTATCCTGCCTATCCTGCCCGTGTTCTGTAGATTGCGGAGATCGAGCTCGCTTCCAAGGAGCCCCTCGGTTTGGCTGAATAATGCCCCAACTATATCGGGTTTATCAACCAAACCTTGTATTTCTACTGCGGCCTCTATTAAGTACTTGGCCACTATTGTCAATGCTCCCATAGCTCATTTCACCTCAATTAACCAAGCCATTCCATGCAATCCACCTTTATTAACGTTTCTGCAATGAGNGCAGAAATAAGCGGGACGCGCAGAGTACTGGGCTCCGCAGCGGCTTCACTTCTTCACCGCTGAGGCAGATTTTTATTCTGAACTATATTGCTTAATCAATGAATTATGGATTACTGGTGAAGCTGGCCATCAAGAACATGCGGAGCAAGCGGAGCAGGACAATATTGACGACGCTCACCATAATATACGCCGTGGCGCTCATGGTGGCTCTGGAGNCGGTCACACATGGAGTTCAATTATCGGTAACTAATGAGGTGAAGAGCATATTGCCGGCCGACGTGATAATATACTCATCCACCATAGCTATGCCTCAACAAGTGGCCTCAGCCATGACTCACATGAATTACGTCTCGAGCGCCGTGCCTGCTATTCTAATTGGGAACGCGGTGGTGAATGGGGAATCCATTACGCTGATAGGGATGCCCACCTCATCGCTTCAATACTTCTATCCCAACTTAATCAGCGGGGGATTAATAGAGGAGCCGGGGGACTGCATAATATCCAGTCAACTCGCGGAGAAGCTGGGCGTGGGAGTTGGGGATTATATCTACGTCATGGTGCCCGAGGGATTAGGGGGATTGGGCTCCACGTATCAAGTGATTAAGCTGCGGGTGGCCGGCATCTTCTCAAGCATATTTGGGGGATTATTCGGCTTCCAAGTGAATATAGTCGTTACGTCGCTCAGTTACCTGCAGACCCAATTGGGGGTAAATGGATTCGTCAACACAATATTCGTGAAGTTAACTAGGGACTCATCCACCACCCTAACCACGTTTGTGAACGCGATTCACGTGGCTTACCCGGATGCTCAAGTATATGAGCAGCAGAACATAATAGGAGCCATTGGGAATGTGATAAGCCTCGTCAATACATTCTTCGTGCTCATAATAGTGCTTAGCCTAGCCATAGCTGGCCTCAGCATTGCCAATACCATGCTGATGAACATAAATGAGCGGCTTAGGGAAATAGGTATACTGAAGGCAATTGGATCATCCAATTCACAAATAATGATAATGTTCATGGCGGAATCCATAATAATGACCATCATCGGCTCAATTATTGGAGTGGTGGTTGGCTTCTACGGCGCACACGGGGTCTCGGCACTCCTTAATGCGCTGGGTTACTCAATTAATATAGAGATAGTGCCGCTGCCCTCGCTCTTTGCGCTTGGCTTCGCGGCATCAATAATCATAAGCATAATAGCGTCGATAGTTCCTATAAGGCGCGTAGCCAAAGTTAGGCCAATGGAGGTGCTCAGAACAGGGTAACCCAGGAATCCGCTGGAAACTCGTGAGTCGCGGATCATTTCGGATTGAACTAAATAATCGCCTTTGCCACTATATCTTTAAATAATCGATTCATCGAGTTCTCCTCCATGAATGATAGGGCATTCCACGTGGCTGAGGAGAATGAAGTGATTCGAGGCGACGTGACCGATGTCTACTTCATTAGAACCCTTGAAACCATTAGGAAGGCGGGGCTTGAGGACGTGCGAGTAAGGGCTGAGTTCCACGTGATGGGGCTTCCCCAGGGCTACTCCTGGGGCTTATTCACTGGATTAGCGGAGGTAATTGAATTAATCAGGAGAGCTAATCTAAGGGTTAATGTCTACTCCATGAGGGAGGGAACGATATTTCTACCAAAGGAACCGCTCCTCGTGATTGAGGGGCGGTACGTGGACTTCGCGGCGTATGAGACCCCGATACTGGGCATTCTCCGTCACTACTCATCAATATCAAGTAAGGCAGCCAGAATAAAGAGCCTCATAATGGATAAGCAGTGCCTATTCTTCGGCGCTAGGGCGCTTCACCCTTCCATTCAACCAATGGCGGATAGGGCAGCTTATATAGGTGGATGCGATGGAGTGGCTGGAACCCTTGGCGCTGAATTACTGGGGATACAGGCAAGCGGAACCATGCCCCACGCATTGATGATAATATTCAAGCACGCAATGGGGGATCACGCGCTTGCTTGGAAGTACTTCGATGAGGCGGTTCCAAGCGATGTGCCGCGCATAGTGTTGGCAGACACATTCCTGGATGAGAGGGAGGAAGCCGCTAAGGCAATTGAGGTCCTCGGCAAAAGATTGGCGGGAGTGAGACTGGACACGCCGGGGAGCCGGCGGGGCAATATGAGGGACATAGTTAATGAGGTTAAGTGGAGCATGAAGGCCATGGGACACGACATTAAGGTAATAGTGAGCGGTGGGCTTGATGAGGCATCAATAGCATCACTAAGGGACTCGGCGGACTCATTTGGGGTGGGCACATCCATAGCCTTCCCGCCAAGCATAGACATCAGCATGGATATAGTTGAGGCGTTCGATGAGAAGAGCGGGAAATGGGTTCCCATAACGAAGAGAGGCAAGTTACCGGGCTTCAAGCAAGTGCATAGGTGTCCAGGTTTTAGGGATGTAGTGACTAGGTGGGGACGCTCAATTCAGTGCAGCGATGGATCCCCAACACAATTAATAGAGAAGGTAATAGATGATGGGAAACCGCTCCTAGAGGAAAGAGATGCGGATATTCGGGCTAGAGTGCTTAAGCAATTAGTTGAGTTGAGCGGGAAGGAGCCGAGCGTGGTCTTTAATTATTAGGGTCATGGACTGAGTGTCCAATTAATGGTAACGCATATATAAATATTTCCACACAACCACATGCAGCACTTGAGCGCGTCACGATTTAGGGGCTTACCTTTAATTACTGGTGGTGGGGCTTGATTATGATGGATTTGGCAATAGTGGGGTCGGGCCCCGCGGGATCATTTGCTGCATTAGAGGCAGTTAAGGCTGGGCTTGATGTGGTCCTCATCGATAAGAAGAGCATTAGGTATGGACCCATAGTGTGCGGCGAATTACTGCCCTCTAAGGAATTGCTGAGCAAGTATATCCCAAGGCATTTAAGCGATCTCTTGGCTTACACCTTGGATTCCACGCTAACCAACGATGTAATCCTTAACAGGATCCGTAGGTTAAACGTGGTGATTGGGGACGAGTCTATCGGCACCTTCCCATTCGATTCCCTCGTGATCGATAAGGGAGCCATGATTGCTCACGTAATAGATGAGGCTGAGAATAGGGGCGCAACCGTCATGTTCTCCGCCACGGTGACTAATTGCGAGGCCGGGGCTCGGCAGCGNTGCGTAGTCAAGGGGAGGGGCGGAGAATCAATCATAGAGGCGCGGAGAATAATGGGGGCAGACGCGTACCCATCCATCCTCAGTAAGGCAGCGAACGCAACTAACTTTAGTCCAAGGGACTTAATAGTGGCGACCAGTCAACGGGCCCTCGGCAAATTCGATGAGGAGGAGGCCATCATAATAATGGATCCAAAGCTGGCTCCCGGCGGCTA encodes the following:
- a CDS encoding DNA polymerase, with amino-acid sequence MRIRIFPVDITYGIVNNEPEIRVFGVSEDGKHVAVAHRGFRPYFYAILSNEEAVSELRRMRNVISIEIEERKLFGKPVKVAKIIVTTPDKVRDARERAATIKGVQDVLEADIRFTLRYMIDKGIKPGWMEFEAEPSDGFGTGIDAFYRATSDPVQVESTLVPPLRYVAFDIEVYNPFGSPSPERDPIIIISMMDWSGNIKLLVNDGDEEKLIRDFVRELNELNPDILFGYNSSRFDLPYLVRRASVLGVKLPITKYGTAPEQSTYGHWSIIGRAHIDLYGVIQEMSDIKRKSLDYAAEYFGVMKRSERVLIPGHDIHRYWDDASKRDELLKYARDDAVSTLRLGEKLLPHIIQLANISGLPLDQVVEASVGARVEWMIMHEAYRAGELAPNRVEREYEPYRGAIVLEPRPGLHNNVAVLDFSSMYPSIMMRFNVSPDTLMEGECDCYVAPEVGYRFLKSPRGLYPRMLEKLVSARRSIREQMRLIEAKSPEFIYLDARQRALKIMANAMYGYCGWTGARWYRREVAEAVTAWGRSLLTSAIKFAESIGGRVIYGDTDSLFLLNDEGVISKLIEKEEKDGFEVKIDKVYDKLLLTESKKRYIGLLPNGDIDIVGFEAARGDWCDLAKDVQEEVAELVLKRGTNAAIEYVRGIIKKLREHSIDLNSLIIWKTLDKSIDEYKVIAPHVAAARKLIERGFRVGKGDQIGFVVVKGEGRLADRVVPIALIKGNEDIDIDYYVEKQVIPAAMRILEPLGVNESALREKRGGGSILDFLG
- a CDS encoding DNA primase (Initiates DNA synthesis), whose translation is MGALTIVAKYLIEAAVEIQGLVDKPDIVGALFSQTEGLLGSELDLRNLQNTGRIGRIEVEVEHKGDRTVGKIYIPSNLDRYETSLLAAMLESVDKVGPYNAKVQVLKISDLREEKRKKIMDRARELLSKIEAETLPDTKEIIERFVDEMKEAELVKYGPEGLPAGPDVEKSDTVIIVEGRADVINLLKHGYRNVVAIEGASGGIPKSIVDLSKKKTIIAFVDGDRGGDLVLRELLKSVDVDYVARAPSGKEVEQLTGKEISKALRNKLPIEEYLLTIEKKERQVIEEAKQEAKEHKAEQKEAPQEVTLAGAVEVPVEKREPTPEEIKIEKPHLTPPMQLEVKVPPQVIEDMKKLEGTLEAIIYDENWNVIKRVPVRDLVDSIQQVSNAYAVVFDGVCTQRLVDAVAAKGVKLMVMSRLGNIAKVPANLQLASISDMIKTIEEAPKSPA
- a CDS encoding nicotinate phosphoribosyltransferase (catalyzes the formation of 5-phospho-alpha-D-ribose 1-diphosphate and nicotinate from nicotinate D-ribonucleotide and diphosphate), whose translation is MNDRAFHVAEENEVIRGDVTDVYFIRTLETIRKAGLEDVRVRAEFHVMGLPQGYSWGLFTGLAEVIELIRRANLRVNVYSMREGTIFLPKEPLLVIEGRYVDFAAYETPILGILRHYSSISSKAARIKSLIMDKQCLFFGARALHPSIQPMADRAAYIGGCDGVAGTLGAELLGIQASGTMPHALMIIFKHAMGDHALAWKYFDEAVPSDVPRIVLADTFLDEREEAAKAIEVLGKRLAGVRLDTPGSRRGNMRDIVNEVKWSMKAMGHDIKVIVSGGLDEASIASLRDSADSFGVGTSIAFPPSIDISMDIVEAFDEKSGKWVPITKRGKLPGFKQVHRCPGFRDVVTRWGRSIQCSDGSPTQLIEKVIDDGKPLLEERDADIRARVLKQLVELSGKEPSVVFNY
- a CDS encoding carboxylate--amine ligase; protein product: MEQSTSLLEVKLKSIPRDSRNMLILSCPEPSLASVVSIEYVIDALKMEEIGAIKIGSISPVITVIEGVAKLPYRLFYKKDNNLVTIRQHVPIPPNAYKLFIEKILDWADENGITKVVCLTSIPALGDNETDNIYFVTEESHVQEFKSLGLVPLSEATLTGLEAEFLDAVLSRGTLTGALLLAEXKLLTSINNLIKTGRIASSQDVLYILNQTVGRFGPDVSAAIKLIKGISLLTGINIPIDNLEDHAKKYAFLIEKNLEEYFKQPEKERVPTVL